One Anser cygnoides isolate HZ-2024a breed goose chromosome 4, Taihu_goose_T2T_genome, whole genome shotgun sequence genomic region harbors:
- the RNF212 gene encoding probable E3 SUMO-protein ligase RNF212: MAVRVFCNACFCEPRKATPRFLFTSCGHVICELCFQKGKKDECLICRTPCRTIFLSKETNPDIQSLFMGIDTLCKKYSKEITQISEFQEKNREHLLAYHRKKRIKLEESLRKATQQMHQIQCMKPPQQTTPLPFASTSRNPLSIPSRRPNGYSLCSLQPSHPSTSETMESMEIDPLPSPMRKPETGMVPIRLSLITPPQDGRMGSVSYRSSQSAGITSSQNKAGSTRSTPISLPHNGYSLISPSGSQCSRRGSWTASDFRTPPLYPLTSPSPQSSITRHPITISGILQRQHLGSANFGGHTSER, encoded by the exons aTGGCTGTCCGAGTCTTTTGCAATGCCTGCTTCTGCGAGCCCCGCAAGGCCACCCCACGGTTCCTCTTCACCAGCTGCGGCCATGTTATCTGTGAGCTCTGCTTCCAGAAAG GCAAAAAAGATGAATGTTTGATCTGCAGAACTCCTTGTCGTACAATATTCCTTTCAAAAGAG ACAAATCCTGATATTCAGTCACTGTTCATGGGAATAGATACATTATGcaagaaatattcaaaagaaataaCACAG atttcagaatttcaggaaaaaaatcgtGAACATTTATTAGCATACCacagaaaaaag AGAATAAAGCTGGAAGAATCTCTCAGGAAAGCAACACAACAAATGCATCAGATACAATG tATGAAACCTCCTCAACAAACTACTCCACTGCCATTTGCCAGTACAAGTAGAAACCCACTTTCCA TTCCTTCAAGAAGACCGAATGGCTACTCTTTATGTTCTCTTCAACCTAGTCATCCTTCCACTTCTGAAAC AATGGAGTCAATGGAGATTGATCCTTTACCTTCGCCAATGAGGAAG CCTGAGACAGGGATGGTTCCAATAAGATTATCGTTAATAACTCCACCTCAGGATGGACGTATGG GTAGTGTATCGTACAGAAGTTCTCAGTCAGCTGGAATAACATCAAGTCAAAATAAAGCAGGATCTACAAG ATCCACGCCTATAAGCCTACCACATAATGGATATTCACTTATATCACCATCTGGATCACAATGCAGTAGAAGGGGATCGTGGACTGCTTCTGATTTCAGAACCCCTCCATTGTATCCACTTACATCACCTTCCCCACAATCATCTATAACAAGACATCCTATCACCATCTCTGGAATTCTACAAAGACAACACTTAG gATCAGCTAATTTTGGAGGACATACATCAGAAAGATAA
- the LOC106034175 gene encoding transmembrane emp24 domain-containing protein 11-like — MKSQLIGFLINFWISSSIALYFHSGEREEKCIIEDVPSDTLVTGNYKVQRWDIHKHDFLDSAPGLGMFVTVTTPSAEVILSKLYGPKATFSFTSYLSGEHIICLQSNSTRLVAFAGSRLRIHLDIRVGEHFLDETVVRAKDKVNEVNFRLEHLIEQIHHISKEQNYEREREEKFRNISEQTNSNILWWAVAQTFILISIGIWQIKSLRDFFITKKLV; from the exons atgaaaagccAATTAATAGGATTTCTTATAAACTTTTGGATTTCTTCTTcaattgctttgtattttcacagcggagaaagagaagagaaatgcatAATTGAAGATGTTCCCAGTGACACGTTGGTAACTG GGAATTACAAAGTACAGAGATGGGATATACATAAACACGATTTTCTTGATTCTGCTCCTGGTTTGGGAATGTTTGTGACTGTTACAACTCCTTCTGCTGAG GTAATATTGTCAAAACTGTATGGGccaaaagcaacattttcttttacatcCTATCTATCTGGGGAGCATATTATCTGTTTACAGTCTAACTCCACGAGACTTGTGGCATTTGCAGGAAGTAGACTG cGTATCCATTTGGACATTAGAGTTGGAGAACATTTTCTGGATGAAACTGTTGTTCGAGCCAAAGACAAAGTGAATGAAGTTAACTTTAGACTAGAACATCTAATTGAGCAAATTCATCACATATCCAAAGAACAAAACTATGAAAGA gaacgTGAAGAAAAATTTCGGAATATAAGTGAACAGACCAACAGCAATATTTTGTGGTGGGCTGTTGCACAAACATTTATCCTTATCTCCATTGGAATCTGGCAAATCAAATCTCTCAGAGATTTCTTTATAACTAAGAAGCTTGTTTAA